From the genome of Muricauda sp. SCSIO 64092, one region includes:
- a CDS encoding TonB-dependent receptor plug domain-containing protein: MRKIGYAIVLFLSCLPSLRPQSPIIKTRIDNLNKYRTHHFPEKVFLHTDKEVYRAGETIWFKTYLLNGVTHFNSTKSNLVYVELLDQYDSIVAKRVNIMQGFGSAGHIDLDSILPKGPYYIRAFTRYMVNDDKTNFYQKRISLLGPHATVDGHMDLINGNGSGLNPLSSSKDETENIELEFYPEGGQLAARVLNNLVIKAKNTELIDLSTIEGSIIDYKGIFVTGFKLDGYGLCKIDLKPKPDTNYFAKLIGDENKLFPLPGVHRKGFALRVQHNARHLIIDVGSDSIQFDGVTVIGHLRGKLFLNFRNRGNQENGFAIRLKTDKIGSGLAHILLLDKEGNRIAKRLVFIQPPEKGPSIVRSDKEQYKKGDTIKLFLSLPKSESDITGNFSLSIAPESLHRKSSADSDMFSHMHFQSDYPNDPNPLIPKPFEVNGLANRILDKYLITQSWDSYIWSSLDDTSTLLNKGEGEKGVKISGKIKEYDGQNEVFVRLIMMGESGSFHSSRQKTEKGRFNFGPFLFEEKMQVSLSAQGMPGKKRANRGFSFLLDSIWPNNVASTRTKKLEYVNAENWDIGNFTFYGDSTNAAPFSYGDRIIRLEEIVVTEKLKRKTEREVLNQKLDKLTIYGRGSSRIIMEDHRNYDHLPIEHILRLLPGVQVLLRGGSSFKDFVIRIRGTNTLLGSMEPLFLIDGVRVTQDIIALMNPQEILFIDLLTGGKAAAYGTRGANGVIAIYTRKGDLEADSSVPKRGQKSGISFEIGGFEPYRQFDYTDYGQSMATTTAYWNPFLTLEGRKVAVLELNSAYFSGTGDYNIIINGVTNDGNIWSSKQSIAIH; encoded by the coding sequence ATGCGGAAGATAGGATATGCCATAGTACTCTTTTTATCATGCCTACCTAGCTTAAGGCCCCAATCCCCTATAATCAAAACCAGAATCGATAATCTTAACAAATACCGCACCCATCATTTTCCCGAGAAGGTCTTCCTGCATACGGATAAGGAAGTATACAGAGCTGGTGAGACCATTTGGTTCAAAACCTATTTGCTGAACGGGGTGACCCATTTCAACAGTACCAAAAGTAATCTGGTCTATGTTGAACTACTGGACCAATACGATTCCATTGTCGCCAAAAGAGTGAACATAATGCAGGGCTTTGGTTCGGCAGGCCATATAGACCTGGATTCTATTTTGCCCAAAGGCCCCTATTACATCAGGGCCTTTACAAGGTATATGGTAAACGATGACAAGACCAACTTCTATCAGAAGCGAATATCCCTTTTGGGTCCTCATGCGACCGTTGACGGACACATGGACTTGATAAATGGCAATGGTTCAGGCCTGAACCCCCTTAGTTCCAGTAAAGATGAGACAGAAAATATTGAACTCGAGTTTTATCCGGAAGGTGGGCAATTGGCAGCCCGTGTACTCAACAATTTAGTAATCAAGGCCAAAAATACTGAATTAATCGACCTTTCAACAATTGAAGGAAGTATCATTGACTATAAAGGCATCTTCGTTACCGGGTTTAAGCTCGATGGATATGGTCTTTGCAAGATTGATTTAAAGCCGAAACCCGATACCAATTATTTCGCAAAGTTGATAGGAGATGAAAACAAGCTCTTTCCCCTTCCCGGGGTGCACCGCAAAGGGTTCGCCCTTCGCGTACAGCACAATGCCAGGCACCTGATCATCGATGTGGGTTCAGACTCCATACAATTTGATGGGGTTACAGTGATCGGGCATTTGAGGGGAAAGTTGTTCCTGAACTTTCGCAACAGGGGAAATCAAGAAAATGGATTTGCCATACGCCTAAAAACCGATAAGATCGGTAGTGGGCTGGCTCATATCCTGCTTCTTGACAAAGAAGGAAACAGGATCGCAAAACGCCTTGTGTTCATCCAACCCCCGGAAAAAGGCCCTTCCATCGTGAGATCTGATAAAGAGCAATATAAAAAAGGGGATACTATAAAGCTTTTTCTGTCCCTGCCAAAATCGGAATCCGATATCACCGGTAATTTCTCTTTGAGCATTGCGCCAGAATCCCTGCACCGTAAAAGTTCGGCAGATTCCGATATGTTCAGCCATATGCATTTCCAATCGGACTATCCAAATGACCCTAACCCCCTCATCCCAAAACCATTTGAAGTTAACGGCTTGGCAAATAGAATTTTGGATAAGTACCTGATTACACAGAGCTGGGACAGTTATATATGGTCCTCACTTGATGATACTTCCACCCTGTTGAACAAGGGTGAAGGTGAAAAAGGGGTCAAAATCTCAGGAAAAATCAAAGAATACGATGGACAGAATGAAGTTTTCGTTAGACTTATAATGATGGGAGAATCCGGTTCGTTTCATTCCAGCCGTCAGAAAACCGAAAAAGGCAGGTTCAATTTTGGCCCGTTCCTGTTCGAGGAGAAAATGCAGGTGTCTCTCAGTGCCCAAGGTATGCCGGGCAAAAAGAGAGCCAATAGGGGCTTTAGCTTCCTATTGGATTCCATCTGGCCCAACAATGTTGCCAGTACCAGAACGAAGAAGCTCGAATATGTTAACGCTGAAAATTGGGATATTGGCAATTTTACATTTTATGGAGATTCGACCAACGCTGCTCCTTTCAGTTACGGCGATAGGATCATAAGGCTAGAGGAGATCGTTGTTACGGAAAAACTAAAAAGAAAGACCGAAAGGGAGGTACTAAACCAGAAACTGGACAAATTAACGATCTATGGAAGGGGAAGTTCCAGAATAATCATGGAAGATCATAGAAACTATGACCATCTCCCTATTGAGCACATACTTCGCTTATTGCCAGGGGTTCAAGTGTTGCTACGAGGCGGATCCAGTTTTAAGGATTTTGTTATAAGAATTCGTGGGACTAATACTCTTCTGGGGAGTATGGAACCCCTTTTCTTAATAGACGGCGTCCGAGTTACGCAGGATATCATCGCATTAATGAATCCACAGGAGATTCTTTTCATTGATTTACTGACCGGGGGAAAGGCAGCTGCTTATGGCACTCGTGGTGCAAACGGCGTTATTGCGATATACACGCGTAAAGGCGATCTCGAAGCAGACAGCAGTGTACCAAAGCGCGGGCAGAAAAGCGGGATTTCATTCGAAATCGGAGGTTTCGAACCCTATCGGCAGTTTGACTATACCGATTATGGGCAATCGATGGCCACAACAACGGCCTACTGGAACCCGTTCCTAACACTGGAAGGGCGCAAAGTAGCCGTATTGGAGCTGAATTCGGCATATTTCTCGGGGACTGGGGACTATAACATTATCATAAACGGGGTGACCAATGATGGTAACATATGGAGTTCAAAACAATCCATAGCAATTCATTAG
- a CDS encoding putative porin, which produces MRGFKLLLILFLICGVKAWAQNDLLPTIPTDTTKRIQRPEKPEAKQEITIANYKIINHRRDTVYLDTSLTIQKEYRYNFLRRDDFELMPFSNIGQPYNSLGVNFEEEHFYPKIGARARHFGFFETEDVKYYNVATPMTELFFKTTLEQGQLLDALLTFNTSERLNFSIAFIGFRSLGKYQFDQAQSGRFRTTFNYVTQNNRYMVRGHYASQELDGEENGGLLNRELQFESGDEDFLDRARVDVLISNANNTVNSKRYFLDHQFNLVRPRRDSLKTRSTLLAIGHQFNYETKSYSFNQTTPGEVFGGNALESPIRDKAFLRTMYNQVSANFSNKTLGRVSGSLNFYNYDYSFRSLLILPDVTIPNQLTGSEIAVGGDYWNRIGPLELRGKLRFNLSGDLTGTLFDAEASYRLNDKNRLFAALYGSSRMPNFNFLLYQSDYLNYNWSNLDSFDKQQTQSIHFGLDSDFFGNISAKFTTIDKYAYFGFNDEDLPEVVEGEEEQLGNNGEQLPFVRPFQATGSINYLKVKYQKEFKWRKWALNNTVMYQNVGQDSQVLNVPEIVTRNTLYYSSDVFKKAMYIQTGVTFKYFTSYNMDAYNPLLGEFYIQNNETLGGYPLIDVFINARVRQTRIYFKAEHLNTVWDNQFNYYAAPNYPYRDFVIRFGLVWNFFS; this is translated from the coding sequence ATGAGGGGATTCAAACTCTTATTGATTCTTTTTTTGATATGTGGTGTCAAAGCTTGGGCACAGAATGATCTTTTGCCCACCATTCCAACTGATACTACCAAAAGAATCCAAAGACCGGAAAAACCAGAGGCAAAACAAGAAATTACCATTGCCAATTATAAAATTATAAACCACAGGAGGGATACGGTTTATTTAGATACCTCCTTGACCATCCAAAAGGAATACCGATACAATTTTTTACGTAGGGATGATTTTGAACTAATGCCCTTTAGCAATATTGGACAACCCTATAATAGTTTGGGGGTAAATTTTGAAGAAGAGCATTTTTATCCAAAAATCGGGGCAAGGGCAAGACACTTTGGCTTTTTTGAAACTGAGGATGTCAAATACTACAATGTGGCCACCCCTATGACCGAACTGTTTTTCAAGACCACCTTGGAACAAGGACAGTTATTGGATGCCCTATTGACCTTCAATACTTCGGAACGATTGAATTTTTCCATAGCCTTCATTGGTTTTCGCTCACTCGGGAAATATCAATTTGACCAGGCGCAATCCGGTAGGTTCCGAACAACGTTTAACTATGTGACCCAAAACAACCGATATATGGTCAGGGGGCACTATGCTTCGCAGGAATTGGATGGGGAAGAGAATGGGGGTTTGTTGAATAGGGAGTTGCAGTTTGAATCCGGTGACGAAGACTTTTTGGACCGTGCAAGGGTCGATGTTCTTATTAGCAACGCCAACAATACGGTGAATAGCAAGAGGTATTTTTTGGACCACCAGTTTAATTTGGTCCGTCCCAGGCGGGATTCATTAAAAACCAGAAGTACGCTGTTGGCAATTGGGCATCAGTTCAATTATGAAACAAAATCCTACTCCTTTAACCAAACCACACCCGGTGAAGTTTTTGGGGGAAATGCGCTTGAAAGCCCCATAAGGGACAAGGCTTTTTTGCGGACCATGTACAATCAAGTATCGGCCAATTTTTCAAATAAAACGCTTGGACGGGTCTCGGGAAGTCTAAATTTCTATAACTATGACTACTCCTTTAGGAGCCTATTGATCCTTCCGGACGTCACCATTCCAAATCAGCTAACAGGAAGTGAAATTGCAGTGGGCGGGGATTATTGGAATAGGATAGGCCCTTTGGAATTGCGTGGGAAATTACGGTTTAACCTTTCAGGGGATTTAACAGGCACATTATTTGACGCCGAGGCCAGTTATAGGCTAAATGACAAAAACAGATTATTTGCAGCGCTCTATGGTTCTTCCAGAATGCCAAATTTCAACTTTTTGCTGTATCAAAGTGATTATTTGAATTACAATTGGTCCAACCTGGACAGTTTTGACAAGCAACAAACGCAATCCATACATTTTGGCCTGGACTCCGACTTTTTTGGAAATATTTCGGCCAAGTTTACAACAATTGATAAGTATGCCTACTTTGGTTTCAATGACGAAGACCTTCCGGAAGTTGTAGAGGGTGAGGAGGAGCAGCTGGGCAATAATGGGGAACAACTGCCTTTTGTCCGACCTTTCCAAGCCACTGGAAGTATAAATTATTTAAAAGTTAAGTACCAAAAAGAATTCAAGTGGCGCAAATGGGCATTGAACAATACGGTGATGTACCAGAATGTTGGTCAGGATTCCCAAGTCCTCAATGTGCCGGAGATAGTTACCAGGAATACATTGTATTATTCAAGTGACGTGTTCAAGAAAGCGATGTACATTCAGACAGGGGTTACCTTTAAATATTTCACCTCGTATAATATGGATGCATACAATCCGCTATTGGGGGAGTTCTATATACAGAACAATGAGACCCTGGGAGGCTATCCTTTAATCGATGTATTCATCAATGCCCGGGTAAGACAGACCAGGATATATTTCAAGGCAGAGCATTTAAATACGGTTTGGGACAATCAATTCAACTACTACGCTGCGCCCAACTATCCCTACCGTGATTTTGTCATTAGATTTGGCTTGGTCTGGAATTTCTTTTCTTAA
- a CDS encoding glutamate synthase subunit beta — MGKITGFMEFERKDESYAPVKERIKNYKEFTKPLKENELRDQGARCMDCGIPFCHSGCPLGNLIPDFNDAVYQGKWEKAAKILHATNNFPEFTGRLCPAPCEEACVLGINEDPVSIENIEKNIVETAFKNGWVVANVPTKRTGKKIAVVGSGPAGLAAAQQLNRAGHHVTVFERDEEIGGLLRFGIPDFKMEKHIIDRRLDILKEEGIEFKTGIHVGIDVPADALKSEYDAIVLCGGATVRRKLPISGADIKGVVQAMDFLPQNNRRVAGKTDFDEEILATDKDVVVIGGGDTGSDCIGTSIRQGANSVTNFEIMPMATEGRPENQPWPFWPMRLRNSTSHKEGAERVFSISTKEFVEDEKGNLKGLKTVEVEWEFPPGQSPKLKEIKGTEKEWKCELALLALGFTGSETSIAEQLGLELDNRTNIKASESDYATNVPGVFVAGDQRRGQSLIVWAISEGRQAAHHVDSYLMGASNLPLKGEGDLPRV, encoded by the coding sequence ATGGGGAAGATTACTGGTTTTATGGAATTTGAGCGAAAGGATGAATCGTACGCTCCAGTCAAAGAACGAATCAAAAACTATAAGGAGTTCACCAAACCCTTAAAAGAAAATGAGTTGCGGGATCAAGGGGCTCGATGTATGGATTGCGGTATTCCCTTTTGTCATAGCGGTTGTCCTTTGGGGAACCTCATTCCGGATTTCAATGATGCGGTCTACCAGGGAAAGTGGGAAAAGGCAGCTAAAATCTTACATGCGACAAACAACTTTCCTGAATTTACGGGAAGGCTCTGTCCGGCGCCATGTGAAGAAGCTTGTGTATTGGGAATCAACGAAGATCCCGTTTCCATTGAGAACATTGAAAAGAACATTGTGGAAACCGCCTTCAAAAATGGGTGGGTAGTGGCAAATGTCCCCACCAAAAGAACAGGAAAAAAAATTGCCGTTGTTGGTTCTGGACCAGCTGGTTTGGCAGCCGCCCAACAATTGAACAGGGCAGGTCATCATGTTACCGTCTTTGAGCGTGATGAGGAGATAGGGGGATTGCTTCGGTTCGGTATTCCTGATTTTAAAATGGAAAAGCACATTATTGACCGCAGATTGGATATCTTAAAAGAAGAGGGTATCGAATTCAAAACGGGCATCCATGTGGGAATTGATGTACCGGCAGATGCGCTCAAATCTGAATACGATGCCATTGTACTATGTGGCGGGGCTACCGTTCGCAGAAAATTGCCCATATCGGGCGCCGATATAAAAGGTGTGGTCCAGGCAATGGACTTTTTGCCCCAAAACAATAGACGGGTTGCAGGTAAAACGGATTTTGATGAGGAAATCCTGGCCACTGATAAGGATGTAGTGGTAATTGGGGGTGGTGATACGGGCTCAGATTGTATAGGTACTTCCATTAGGCAGGGGGCCAATTCGGTGACAAACTTTGAAATTATGCCCATGGCAACGGAAGGAAGACCTGAAAACCAACCTTGGCCGTTTTGGCCCATGCGTTTGCGCAACAGTACCTCCCATAAAGAAGGGGCGGAACGGGTGTTCAGTATTTCCACAAAAGAATTTGTGGAAGACGAAAAGGGAAATCTCAAAGGACTAAAAACAGTGGAGGTGGAATGGGAGTTCCCTCCTGGACAAAGTCCCAAACTAAAAGAGATAAAGGGAACAGAAAAAGAATGGAAGTGTGAGTTGGCACTACTTGCATTAGGATTTACAGGTTCTGAGACATCCATCGCCGAACAGTTGGGACTGGAATTGGACAACAGAACCAATATTAAAGCTTCTGAAAGTGATTACGCCACAAATGTTCCTGGGGTTTTTGTTGCTGGAGACCAAAGAAGGGGGCAATCCTTGATTGTTTGGGCCATTTCAGAAGGTAGACAAGCCGCCCACCATGTAGACTCCTATCTTATGGGCGCATCAAATCTACCCCTTAAAGGGGAAGGCGATCTGCCCCGTGTTTGA
- the gltB gene encoding glutamate synthase large subunit → MGLERQGLYLPEFEHDNCGAGFICSLQGKKSNDIIHKALEILDKLEHRGAVSADGKTGDGAGILIDIPHDFFKSTCSFELPNAGDYATGNVFLPKKENQREFCEKTFEKNIRKQGLELLGWRNVPVNKSVPGRIATETEPFVKQIFVAKGEAMDKFQFDLKLFIARKVTEHEINASKLSQHHFFYVPSLSQKIIIFKGLLMPQDISRYYEDLLDPRVVTRLALVHQRFSTNTFPTWDLAQPFRYMCHNGEINTLRGNIARMHSREELLKSEWFGDEIKNILPIVLPAKSDSASLDMVVELLLMTGRSLPEVMMMLVPEAWEKNEEMSKTKRAFYEYNSCVMEPWDGPASIPFTDGSYIGAVLDRNGLRPSRYSVTKNGYVVMSSETGVVDLEPENIEYHGRLEPGKMFLVNMEEGRIVNDEEIKEKIAKRHPYEKWLKKNLIYLKDIPYNDCPIFLGEFPLKTRTNTFGYTQEDINTIIMPMAKAGKEPIGSMGSDTPIAVLSERPQLIYNYFKQLFAQVTNPPLDGIREELICDISLTLGSDQNIFEINELHCRKLKIQNPVISKEDLDKIKNHDRSPDYKVVSISTLYEISKGHNGLEEALEDILKQASDAVDQGTNIIILSDRMVSKEMAPIPALLSCSMVNSGLRKLGKRSRLSIIVESAEPREVHHFALLFGFGASAINPYLVNEIIGQQIKENDITEFTFQEAIDNYNKAVGKGILKVMNKIGISTLNSYRGSQLFECIGINTKVVEKYFPNTPTRIQGIGLYEIEKEITKRHHKAFNEEEVAANLELEIGGEYRWRRDGEKHMFNPLTIAKLQKAVRSNEPKTYKEYSKLVNEQSKSLLTIRGLFEFSNYDPIPIEEVEPWTEIVKRFKTGAMSYGSISKEAHENLAIAMNRIGGKSNSGEGGEDSARFYKNQTGDWKNSAIKQVASGRFGVTSNYLTNAQEIQIKMAQGAKPGEGGQLPGPKVNPAIAKTRNSTPYVGLISPPPHHDIYSIEDLSQLIYDLKSANREARINVKLVSEVGVGTIAAGVSKAKADVILISGYDGGTGASPLTSLKHAGLPWELGIAEAQQTLVLNDLRNRVVLECDGQLKTGRDVAVACLLGAEEFGFATAPLVASGCIMMRVCHLNTCPVGIATQNPELRKKFKGKPEHVVNYMYFVAQELREIMAQLGFRTVNEMVGQVQKLDRKKAIEHYKAAGIDLSPILYQIEVGEGTKLHNTESQIHDIEQSIEFGIIAKAHPALFRKERTTLDFPIKNTDRAVGAIISNEISKIYGADGLPQNTLRLNFTGSAGQSFGAFATKGLTMIVNGNTNDYLGKGLSGAKLIIKVPEKATLVPEENIITGNVTLYGATSGEAYINGKAGERFCVRNSGAKAVVEGIGDHGCEYMTGGIAVILGEMGRNFGAGMSGGIAYIFDEHQTFQKKCTNDALNLLPVKDDKDIQELKELIENHYNATLSPLAQRILEHWETCLPKFVKVFPEEYRQALIRLEKEKMEMI, encoded by the coding sequence ATGGGATTGGAGAGACAAGGACTTTACTTACCGGAATTTGAGCATGATAATTGTGGTGCTGGTTTTATCTGTAGCCTACAGGGAAAGAAATCCAATGATATCATCCACAAGGCGCTGGAGATTTTGGATAAACTGGAACATAGGGGAGCGGTAAGTGCCGATGGTAAAACGGGGGATGGTGCAGGGATTCTTATTGATATCCCCCATGATTTTTTCAAAAGCACCTGTTCTTTTGAACTTCCCAATGCGGGGGACTATGCCACCGGCAATGTATTCCTACCAAAAAAGGAAAATCAGAGGGAATTCTGCGAAAAGACATTTGAAAAGAACATCAGGAAACAGGGATTGGAACTTCTTGGATGGCGTAACGTGCCCGTTAATAAATCCGTTCCAGGTAGGATTGCGACAGAAACCGAGCCTTTTGTAAAACAGATTTTTGTGGCCAAAGGTGAGGCCATGGATAAGTTTCAGTTTGACCTAAAACTTTTTATTGCCAGAAAAGTTACCGAACATGAAATAAATGCGTCCAAACTCTCACAGCATCATTTCTTTTATGTCCCCAGCCTTTCCCAAAAAATCATCATTTTCAAGGGGTTGTTGATGCCGCAGGACATAAGCAGGTACTATGAGGATTTACTTGACCCCAGGGTGGTAACCCGACTGGCCCTTGTCCATCAACGTTTTTCAACGAACACCTTCCCTACCTGGGATTTGGCCCAACCCTTCAGGTATATGTGCCATAATGGTGAAATAAACACCCTTCGTGGCAACATAGCACGTATGCATTCCCGGGAAGAATTGCTAAAAAGTGAATGGTTTGGTGATGAAATCAAAAATATTCTGCCCATTGTGCTTCCCGCAAAATCCGATTCCGCCAGTTTGGATATGGTGGTTGAGCTCTTGTTAATGACCGGCCGTTCACTTCCGGAAGTAATGATGATGCTGGTCCCAGAGGCTTGGGAAAAGAATGAGGAGATGTCCAAGACCAAAAGGGCCTTTTATGAATACAACTCCTGTGTTATGGAACCTTGGGACGGACCCGCTTCCATTCCCTTTACGGACGGCAGCTATATAGGGGCCGTATTGGACAGGAACGGTCTTCGTCCCTCACGTTATTCCGTTACCAAAAACGGTTATGTGGTGATGTCCTCCGAAACTGGGGTTGTGGATTTGGAACCCGAAAATATTGAATACCATGGAAGATTGGAGCCCGGTAAAATGTTTCTGGTCAATATGGAAGAAGGTAGGATCGTGAATGATGAAGAAATCAAGGAAAAAATTGCCAAAAGACACCCTTATGAAAAATGGCTCAAAAAAAACCTAATCTACTTAAAGGACATCCCGTACAACGATTGCCCTATTTTCCTGGGTGAATTCCCATTGAAAACAAGGACCAATACCTTTGGTTACACCCAAGAGGACATCAACACCATTATCATGCCCATGGCGAAAGCCGGAAAAGAACCCATTGGATCTATGGGATCGGATACGCCAATCGCCGTATTGTCAGAAAGGCCACAACTTATTTACAACTATTTCAAACAGCTATTTGCGCAGGTGACCAATCCACCTTTGGACGGTATCCGTGAAGAACTCATATGCGACATTAGCCTTACCTTGGGAAGTGATCAAAACATCTTTGAAATCAATGAGCTCCATTGTCGTAAACTGAAAATTCAAAATCCTGTTATTTCCAAGGAGGATTTGGACAAGATCAAAAACCACGACCGCAGTCCGGATTACAAAGTGGTTTCCATTTCTACGCTATATGAAATCTCAAAAGGCCATAATGGTCTGGAAGAAGCATTGGAGGACATCTTAAAACAAGCTTCCGATGCTGTTGATCAAGGCACCAATATTATCATACTATCCGATAGGATGGTCAGTAAGGAAATGGCTCCAATACCGGCCTTACTCTCTTGTTCCATGGTCAATAGTGGGCTACGAAAATTGGGCAAACGCTCTCGATTAAGCATTATTGTTGAATCTGCGGAACCAAGGGAAGTACATCACTTCGCGCTATTGTTCGGTTTTGGCGCAAGTGCCATTAATCCGTATTTGGTCAATGAAATCATTGGCCAACAGATCAAAGAAAATGACATCACTGAATTTACGTTCCAGGAGGCCATAGACAACTATAACAAAGCCGTGGGAAAAGGAATTTTGAAGGTGATGAACAAAATTGGAATCAGCACCTTAAATTCTTATCGGGGTTCCCAATTATTCGAATGTATCGGAATCAACACCAAAGTGGTGGAAAAGTATTTTCCAAATACCCCCACGCGAATTCAGGGTATTGGATTGTACGAGATTGAAAAGGAAATCACAAAGAGGCACCATAAAGCCTTTAACGAAGAAGAAGTTGCCGCTAACCTTGAATTGGAAATCGGTGGTGAATATCGTTGGAGACGGGATGGGGAAAAACATATGTTCAATCCATTGACCATTGCCAAACTTCAAAAAGCGGTACGAAGCAATGAACCAAAGACCTACAAGGAGTATTCCAAACTGGTCAATGAACAATCAAAATCATTACTGACCATTAGGGGGCTTTTTGAATTCTCCAATTACGACCCCATTCCCATTGAGGAAGTGGAACCATGGACCGAAATCGTAAAACGATTCAAAACAGGTGCCATGTCGTATGGAAGCATTAGTAAAGAGGCCCATGAAAACCTTGCTATTGCCATGAACCGAATCGGGGGAAAAAGCAATTCTGGGGAAGGTGGTGAAGATTCGGCCCGCTTTTATAAGAACCAGACCGGTGATTGGAAAAATAGTGCCATAAAACAGGTGGCGTCTGGTAGGTTTGGGGTTACTTCCAACTATCTGACCAACGCACAGGAAATACAGATCAAGATGGCCCAAGGGGCCAAACCTGGGGAAGGTGGCCAACTTCCGGGACCAAAAGTAAATCCAGCTATTGCCAAAACCCGAAACTCCACTCCCTATGTGGGATTGATCTCTCCTCCCCCTCACCACGATATTTACTCCATAGAGGATTTATCGCAACTGATTTACGATTTAAAATCGGCCAATAGGGAGGCCAGAATCAATGTAAAACTGGTTTCCGAAGTAGGGGTAGGTACCATTGCGGCTGGAGTTTCAAAAGCCAAAGCCGATGTCATTCTTATTTCTGGCTACGATGGAGGTACGGGTGCTTCCCCATTAACCTCTTTAAAACATGCAGGACTGCCGTGGGAATTGGGTATTGCGGAAGCCCAACAGACCTTAGTGCTGAACGATTTACGAAACCGTGTGGTATTGGAATGCGATGGTCAATTGAAAACAGGGCGGGATGTTGCCGTTGCATGCCTTTTAGGAGCTGAAGAGTTTGGTTTCGCAACCGCGCCCCTTGTAGCTTCCGGTTGCATCATGATGCGCGTATGCCATTTGAACACCTGTCCCGTGGGTATTGCCACCCAAAATCCAGAACTCCGCAAAAAGTTTAAAGGCAAGCCCGAACATGTTGTGAATTATATGTATTTCGTAGCCCAGGAGCTACGGGAAATAATGGCACAGCTTGGGTTTAGAACGGTAAATGAAATGGTGGGCCAGGTCCAGAAATTGGATAGAAAAAAAGCCATTGAGCATTATAAGGCCGCAGGTATTGACCTATCACCAATACTGTACCAAATTGAAGTTGGGGAGGGTACCAAATTGCACAATACAGAAAGCCAAATTCACGATATAGAGCAATCCATTGAATTTGGGATCATTGCCAAGGCACATCCCGCTTTATTTAGAAAGGAGCGGACCACATTGGATTTTCCAATAAAGAACACGGATAGAGCTGTTGGGGCCATTATTAGTAACGAAATTTCAAAAATCTATGGTGCGGATGGGCTGCCCCAAAATACATTGAGATTGAACTTTACGGGTTCAGCAGGGCAAAGCTTTGGAGCCTTTGCGACCAAAGGTTTGACCATGATCGTCAATGGAAACACGAACGACTATTTGGGCAAGGGACTTTCCGGAGCCAAATTAATCATAAAAGTTCCGGAGAAAGCCACTTTAGTTCCAGAGGAAAATATTATAACGGGAAATGTGACCTTATATGGGGCAACCTCCGGTGAGGCCTATATCAATGGTAAAGCTGGAGAACGTTTTTGTGTTCGAAACTCAGGGGCCAAGGCCGTAGTCGAAGGCATTGGTGACCATGGATGTGAATACATGACGGGAGGCATTGCCGTTATCCTGGGGGAAATGGGCAGAAATTTTGGTGCTGGTATGAGTGGCGGTATTGCCTATATTTTTGATGAACATCAAACGTTCCAAAAAAAGTGTACAAATGACGCACTTAACCTTCTTCCGGTTAAGGATGACAAGGATATCCAGGAATTAAAAGAATTGATCGAAAACCACTATAATGCTACCTTAAGTCCTTTGGCACAACGAATTTTGGAACATTGGGAAACCTGTCTTCCCAAATTTGTCAAGGTTTTCCCAGAGGAATATAGGCAGGCACTGATTCGGTTGGAAAAGGAAAAAATGGAAATGATTTAA